A single window of Polyodon spathula isolate WHYD16114869_AA chromosome 2, ASM1765450v1, whole genome shotgun sequence DNA harbors:
- the LOC121329725 gene encoding leucine-rich repeat LGI family member 2-like isoform X1: protein MLMSAIRCSIPWCRVRGCCSGVFVITCTAVSGIKMLSLIKGVSLFSLLFLGLVSRVHAKRSFRCPSSCTCTKESIICVGSSSVPRAFPNDINSLSVVNGTFNEIKEGMFSHMPSLQLLLLNSNAFSSIKDDAFSGLLRLEYLFIENNKIEATSKHSFRGLRDLTHLSLANNNIKFLPREVFSDLDSLIELDLRGNSIECDCKSKWLLVWLKTTNATVSDVYCAGPAELKGKKLSDLQSLNHECTSTGNLTGASQYMLGLNHECTSTDFVLHQTLAFQSLSVDTFDYKNDVYVAIAQPNMENCMVLEWDHIEMNFRSYDNITGQSIVGCKAILIEDQIFIVVAQLFGGSHIYKYDESQTKFTKFQDIEVSKISKPNDIEAFQIDTEWFFVIADSSKAGLSTLYKWNAKGFYSYQSLHEWFRDTDSEFVELDGKPHLILASRSQVPVIFQWNKSSKKFTQQSEIPNMEDVVAVKSFQIKNELYLALTRFIGDSKVLKWSNKQFVDIQSVPSRGSMIMQPFSFKERHYLALGSDYTFSQIYIWDEEKKLFVRFKEIYIQAPRSFTAVSTDRRDFIFTSSFKGYTQIFEHTIVDLSL from the exons ATGCTGATGTCAGCAATTCGTTGCAGCATTCCGTGGTGCAGAGTAAGGGGCTGTTGCAGCGGTGTTTTTGTGATCACATGCACGGCTGTGTCGGGAATCAAGATGCTGTCTCTCATCAAGGGTGTTTCGTTGTTCTCTTTGTTGTTTCTCGGCCTGGTCTCCAGAGTTCATGCTAAAAGGAGTTTTAGATGTCCTTCTTCATGCACTTGTACCAAGGAGTCTATTATTTGCGTCGGGTCTTCCAGCGTCCCACGGGCTTTTCCAAATGACATAAATTCCTT GAGCGTTGTAAATGGAACCTTCAACGAAATCAAGGAGGGGATGTTTTCTCATATGCCTTCTTTGCAGTTGCT acttttgaattcaaatgcattttcttcGATAAAAGATGATGCCTTTTCCGGGCTTCTACGCCTGGAGTATCT ATTCATCGAAAACAACAAAATAGAGGCTACCTCTAAACATTCATTCCGAGGTCTTCGGGATTTAACACATCt GTCCTTGGCTAACAACAATATCAAATTTTTGCCAAGGGAAGTCTTCAGTGATTTGGACTCATTAATTGAATT AGACTTGAGAGGTAACTCTATAGAATGTGACTGCAAATCCAAGTGGCTTTTAGTCTGGCTGAAGACTACCAACGCTACTGTATCTGACGTCTACTGTGCTGGTCCAGCAGAACTGAAGGGCAAGAAGCTCAGTGACCTTCAGTCTTTGAACCACGAGTGCACATCTACAGGTAACCTCACAGGTGCCTCACAGTATATGCTGGGTTTGAACCACGAGTGCACATCTACAG ACTTTGTCCTTCACCAGACTCTGGCTTTTCAGTCCTTGTCAGTAGACACCTTTGATTATAAAAATGATGTCTATGTAGCCATTGCACAGCCGAACATGGAAAACTGCATGGTGCTGGAGTGGGACCACATTGAGATGAACTTCAGAAGTTATGATAACATTACAG gACAGTCAATAGTTGGATGCAAAGCCATCCTGATCGAAGACCAGATCTTTATTGTAGTAGCACAGCTATTTGGGGGCTCCCACATCTACAAGTATGATGAAAGCCAGACCAAGTTCACAAAGTTTCAGGACATTGAAGTTTCCAAAATCTCCAAGCCTAATGATATCGAGGCCTTCCAGATTGACACAGAATGGTTCTTTGTGATAGCAGACAGCTCCAAAGCTGGGCTGTCCACACTGTACAAGTGGAATGCTAAAGGATTCTACTCCTACCAGTCCCTGCATGAATGGTTCAGGGATACGGACTCAGAGTTTGTTGAGCTAGACGGAAAGCCACACTTAATACTGGCCAGCAGGTCCCAGGTACCCGTGATCTTCCAGTGGAACAAGAGCTCTAAGAAGTTCACCCAGCAAAGCGAAATCCCCAACATGGAGGATGTTGTTGCTGTGAAGAGCTTCCAGATCAAGAACGAGCTCTACTTGGCCTTGACCAGGTTCATTGGCGACTCCAAAGTCCTCAAGTGGAGTAACAAGCAGTTTGTGGATATCCAGTCTGTGCCCTCTCGGGGCTCCATGATTATGCAGCCCTTCTCCTTCAAAGAACGCCACTACCTCGCCCTGGGAAGCGATTACACCTTCTCGCAGATCTACATCTGGGACGAGGAGAAAAAGCTGTTCGTCAGATTTAAAGAGATCTACATTCAGGCTCCCCGTTCCTTCACAGCGGTGTCCACAGACAGAAGGGATTTCATATTCACCTCCAGCTTCAAGGGATACACTCAGATATTTGAGCACACCATTGTTGATTTAAGCTTGTGA
- the LOC121329725 gene encoding leucine-rich repeat LGI family member 2-like isoform X2, with the protein MLMSAIRCSIPWCRVRGCCSGVFVITCTAVSGIKMLSLIKGVSLFSLLFLGLVSRVHAKRSFRCPSSCTCTKESIICVGSSSVPRAFPNDINSLSVVNGTFNEIKEGMFSHMPSLQLLLLNSNAFSSIKDDAFSGLLRLEYLFIENNKIEATSKHSFRGLRDLTHLSLANNNIKFLPREVFSDLDSLIELDLRGNSIECDCKSKWLLVWLKTTNATVSDVYCAGPAELKGKKLSDLQSLNHECTSTDFVLHQTLAFQSLSVDTFDYKNDVYVAIAQPNMENCMVLEWDHIEMNFRSYDNITGQSIVGCKAILIEDQIFIVVAQLFGGSHIYKYDESQTKFTKFQDIEVSKISKPNDIEAFQIDTEWFFVIADSSKAGLSTLYKWNAKGFYSYQSLHEWFRDTDSEFVELDGKPHLILASRSQVPVIFQWNKSSKKFTQQSEIPNMEDVVAVKSFQIKNELYLALTRFIGDSKVLKWSNKQFVDIQSVPSRGSMIMQPFSFKERHYLALGSDYTFSQIYIWDEEKKLFVRFKEIYIQAPRSFTAVSTDRRDFIFTSSFKGYTQIFEHTIVDLSL; encoded by the exons ATGCTGATGTCAGCAATTCGTTGCAGCATTCCGTGGTGCAGAGTAAGGGGCTGTTGCAGCGGTGTTTTTGTGATCACATGCACGGCTGTGTCGGGAATCAAGATGCTGTCTCTCATCAAGGGTGTTTCGTTGTTCTCTTTGTTGTTTCTCGGCCTGGTCTCCAGAGTTCATGCTAAAAGGAGTTTTAGATGTCCTTCTTCATGCACTTGTACCAAGGAGTCTATTATTTGCGTCGGGTCTTCCAGCGTCCCACGGGCTTTTCCAAATGACATAAATTCCTT GAGCGTTGTAAATGGAACCTTCAACGAAATCAAGGAGGGGATGTTTTCTCATATGCCTTCTTTGCAGTTGCT acttttgaattcaaatgcattttcttcGATAAAAGATGATGCCTTTTCCGGGCTTCTACGCCTGGAGTATCT ATTCATCGAAAACAACAAAATAGAGGCTACCTCTAAACATTCATTCCGAGGTCTTCGGGATTTAACACATCt GTCCTTGGCTAACAACAATATCAAATTTTTGCCAAGGGAAGTCTTCAGTGATTTGGACTCATTAATTGAATT AGACTTGAGAGGTAACTCTATAGAATGTGACTGCAAATCCAAGTGGCTTTTAGTCTGGCTGAAGACTACCAACGCTACTGTATCTGACGTCTACTGTGCTGGTCCAGCAGAACTGAAGGGCAAGAAGCTCAGTGACCTTCAGTCTTTGAACCACGAGTGCACATCTACAG ACTTTGTCCTTCACCAGACTCTGGCTTTTCAGTCCTTGTCAGTAGACACCTTTGATTATAAAAATGATGTCTATGTAGCCATTGCACAGCCGAACATGGAAAACTGCATGGTGCTGGAGTGGGACCACATTGAGATGAACTTCAGAAGTTATGATAACATTACAG gACAGTCAATAGTTGGATGCAAAGCCATCCTGATCGAAGACCAGATCTTTATTGTAGTAGCACAGCTATTTGGGGGCTCCCACATCTACAAGTATGATGAAAGCCAGACCAAGTTCACAAAGTTTCAGGACATTGAAGTTTCCAAAATCTCCAAGCCTAATGATATCGAGGCCTTCCAGATTGACACAGAATGGTTCTTTGTGATAGCAGACAGCTCCAAAGCTGGGCTGTCCACACTGTACAAGTGGAATGCTAAAGGATTCTACTCCTACCAGTCCCTGCATGAATGGTTCAGGGATACGGACTCAGAGTTTGTTGAGCTAGACGGAAAGCCACACTTAATACTGGCCAGCAGGTCCCAGGTACCCGTGATCTTCCAGTGGAACAAGAGCTCTAAGAAGTTCACCCAGCAAAGCGAAATCCCCAACATGGAGGATGTTGTTGCTGTGAAGAGCTTCCAGATCAAGAACGAGCTCTACTTGGCCTTGACCAGGTTCATTGGCGACTCCAAAGTCCTCAAGTGGAGTAACAAGCAGTTTGTGGATATCCAGTCTGTGCCCTCTCGGGGCTCCATGATTATGCAGCCCTTCTCCTTCAAAGAACGCCACTACCTCGCCCTGGGAAGCGATTACACCTTCTCGCAGATCTACATCTGGGACGAGGAGAAAAAGCTGTTCGTCAGATTTAAAGAGATCTACATTCAGGCTCCCCGTTCCTTCACAGCGGTGTCCACAGACAGAAGGGATTTCATATTCACCTCCAGCTTCAAGGGATACACTCAGATATTTGAGCACACCATTGTTGATTTAAGCTTGTGA